One genomic window of Luteitalea pratensis includes the following:
- a CDS encoding phosphopantetheine-binding protein, with translation MTDLRSDIKAAIVRALKLPISADDIDSAAPLFGAGLGLDSIDALELVLEIERSFGVVIGDEETGGKVLQSVDALAHYIETQKKTA, from the coding sequence ATGACTGATCTTCGTAGCGACATCAAGGCCGCGATCGTGCGTGCCCTCAAGCTGCCCATCTCGGCCGACGACATCGACAGCGCGGCGCCCCTGTTCGGGGCTGGCCTCGGGCTGGACTCGATCGATGCCCTCGAACTGGTGCTCGAGATCGAGCGTTCCTTCGGCGTCGTCATCGGCGACGAGGAGACCGGCGGCAAGGTGCTGCAGTCGGTGGATGCGCTCGCCCATTACATCGAAACGCAGAAGAAGACCGCTTAG
- a CDS encoding 3-oxoacyl-ACP reductase family protein, with protein MPYESLALSGRVALVTGGSRGIGRAIVEMLARRGAAVAFSYREREDAAHDLVRMLTAAGARAWAGPCDVADQAQVQRLVADASAALGPVDILVNNAGVARDGYLMMMDRAEWDAVLRPNLDGAFFCTRAVVRGMLVRKWGRVISLTSPSAVAGLPGQANYAASKGGLIGLTRTLSRELAPNGVLVNAVMPGLIETDMTAAIPEATRAAHVRNVPVGRLGTAAEVAELVAFLCSDAAAYVTGQVIGVDGGLV; from the coding sequence GTGCCGTACGAATCGCTTGCCCTGTCTGGCCGGGTCGCGCTGGTCACAGGGGGATCGCGTGGCATCGGCCGTGCCATTGTCGAAATGCTGGCCCGTCGCGGCGCGGCGGTGGCCTTCTCGTATCGAGAACGCGAGGACGCGGCACACGACCTCGTCCGGATGCTGACGGCGGCGGGGGCGCGCGCCTGGGCCGGTCCATGCGACGTCGCCGATCAGGCGCAGGTCCAGCGCCTCGTCGCTGACGCCTCTGCCGCGCTCGGGCCGGTCGACATCCTCGTGAACAACGCCGGGGTCGCGCGCGACGGGTACCTGATGATGATGGACCGCGCGGAATGGGACGCCGTGCTGCGCCCCAATCTCGACGGCGCGTTCTTCTGCACGCGAGCCGTGGTCCGCGGCATGCTGGTCCGGAAGTGGGGGCGCGTCATCAGCCTCACGTCGCCGAGCGCGGTGGCGGGGCTGCCCGGACAGGCGAACTACGCGGCGTCCAAGGGCGGTCTGATCGGGCTGACCCGGACGCTGTCACGCGAGCTGGCCCCCAACGGGGTGCTCGTCAACGCGGTCATGCCCGGGCTCATCGAGACCGACATGACCGCGGCAATACCCGAGGCGACGCGCGCGGCGCACGTGCGCAACGTCCCCGTCGGGCGGCTGGGCACTGCGGCCGAGGTGGCCGAGCTGGTGGCGTTCCTGTGTTCCGACGCGGCCGCATACGTCACCGGGCAGGTGATTGGCGTCGACGGCGGACTCGTGTAA
- a CDS encoding beta-ketoacyl-[acyl-carrier-protein] synthase family protein: MQRRAAITGVAACSSLGQTAAFLDAMLEGRSGIRPITTFDVSARRARQAAELSDFDPAAFVHPMKLRRMDEVGALSVATARLALESAGLPRTSEGHDDIGVVLGTSTCGVHSTGEFLDRLLELGPAGAPPMLFSNTVGNAAASLIALEEKLRGPNTTVSYKEASGLAALALATDLVRAGKAGALVTGGAEDIYDLYFEVHDWFGVLSHDGAFPEGARPFDRTRNGFVMGEGGFVAIIEERGRAEVRQAPVLAEVVGLGATSGLTALNAWPTEAAPLVRCMRAALEEGGVTPAQVGAVYAAANGSVDFDRLEAQAIAEVFGGRPVRTTSVKGAIGEGGMSGAASLVTAVLAAGRGVVAPTAGLTDPDPSCGSLGWVIATPQSLESPYVLVNSFASGGTNYCLLLHIN, translated from the coding sequence GTGCAACGACGGGCCGCAATCACTGGTGTTGCTGCCTGTTCCAGCCTCGGCCAGACTGCCGCGTTTCTCGACGCCATGCTCGAGGGGCGGTCGGGCATCCGCCCCATCACGACATTCGATGTCTCTGCGCGCCGTGCACGGCAGGCGGCGGAGTTGTCGGACTTCGACCCGGCTGCCTTCGTCCACCCGATGAAGCTGCGGCGCATGGACGAGGTCGGCGCTCTCTCGGTCGCCACTGCGCGTCTCGCGCTCGAGTCGGCCGGCTTGCCACGCACGAGCGAGGGCCATGACGACATCGGCGTCGTCTTGGGCACGAGCACGTGCGGCGTCCACTCGACGGGCGAGTTCCTCGACCGCCTTCTCGAACTCGGACCCGCAGGCGCGCCACCGATGCTGTTCAGCAACACGGTGGGCAACGCCGCAGCCAGCCTGATCGCACTGGAGGAGAAGCTGCGCGGTCCGAACACGACGGTGAGCTACAAGGAGGCATCGGGGCTCGCGGCGCTGGCGCTGGCCACCGACCTCGTCCGCGCCGGCAAGGCCGGTGCATTGGTCACCGGCGGCGCCGAGGACATCTACGACCTCTACTTCGAGGTGCACGACTGGTTCGGCGTCCTCTCGCACGACGGTGCATTTCCCGAAGGTGCGCGGCCGTTCGACCGCACGAGGAACGGTTTCGTGATGGGCGAGGGCGGCTTTGTCGCGATCATCGAGGAACGTGGCCGCGCCGAGGTTCGCCAAGCGCCGGTGCTCGCCGAGGTGGTCGGCCTCGGCGCTACTTCGGGCCTGACGGCGCTCAACGCCTGGCCCACGGAGGCGGCACCACTGGTGCGCTGCATGCGCGCCGCGCTCGAAGAGGGTGGGGTCACACCCGCACAGGTCGGCGCCGTCTATGCGGCGGCCAACGGGTCGGTGGACTTCGATCGCCTGGAAGCGCAGGCCATCGCCGAGGTCTTCGGCGGCCGACCGGTGCGCACCACGTCGGTCAAGGGCGCGATCGGCGAGGGCGGCATGTCCGGAGCGGCCTCGCTCGTCACGGCCGTCCTGGCGGCCGGTCGCGGCGTCGTGGCGCCGACGGCCGGGCTGACCGATCCCGATCCGTCCTGCGGTTCCCTCGGGTGGGTGATTGCGACGCCGCAATCGCTCGAGTCGCCCTACGTGCTGGTGAACAGCTTCGCCAGCGGCGGTACCAACTACTGCCTTCTGCTTCACATCAACTGA
- a CDS encoding LolA family protein, which yields MALQRALRRVFATAMALGMASAAAATARVAPVGQGGLSPASGGDLFDEIYRRGAPVEKTLTTVSASFVETTTSTLLKAPHVARGTLVGRRPRQVRLTYTGADARTVIVDGNTLALEWPARNLRETRDISGMMRRTERFLVMSTPAELRKHFDIVAAEARDRVGSWRVTFTPKRKQMGESVSRVDLWIDQGSLVLHALKLEYPGGDTRLMEFSDVRINPPVAPDAFATAARR from the coding sequence ATGGCTCTACAACGGGCGCTTCGCCGTGTCTTCGCCACAGCGATGGCCCTCGGGATGGCCAGCGCGGCAGCGGCCACAGCGCGCGTCGCCCCCGTCGGACAAGGAGGTCTCTCGCCCGCCTCCGGCGGCGACCTGTTCGACGAGATCTATCGGCGGGGAGCCCCCGTCGAGAAGACGCTGACCACCGTGTCCGCCTCCTTTGTCGAGACGACGACCTCCACGTTGCTGAAGGCGCCCCACGTGGCGCGCGGCACGCTCGTGGGTCGGCGCCCGCGCCAGGTCCGCCTCACCTATACCGGCGCCGATGCGCGAACCGTGATCGTGGACGGCAATACGCTGGCCCTGGAGTGGCCGGCCCGCAACCTCAGGGAGACACGCGACATCAGCGGCATGATGCGGCGCACCGAGCGCTTCCTCGTGATGTCGACACCGGCGGAACTCCGCAAGCACTTCGATATCGTGGCGGCGGAGGCGCGGGACCGGGTCGGATCGTGGCGGGTGACGTTCACGCCGAAGCGCAAACAAATGGGGGAGAGCGTCTCGCGCGTGGACCTGTGGATCGACCAGGGCTCACTCGTCCTGCACGCCCTGAAGTTGGAGTATCCCGGCGGCGACACGCGGCTGATGGAGTTCAGCGACGTACGCATCAATCCTCCCGTCGCACCCGATGCGTTCGCCAC